One genomic segment of Vibrio fluvialis includes these proteins:
- a CDS encoding GNAT family N-acetyltransferase, producing MLMHKDNQSETTKNSGLLFVTPELSEFEQVFATVKQGIFDLVDEVFGWDDEFQRQRLHTDYQWAWFHWIVHRGERVGLICFKPYDNAYHVHLLIIFPHYQNQAIGQSVMQQLNAMGQKEQRSAITLSSFAANHAAIRFYQRLGYRITEQEADFVSMALRLDER from the coding sequence ATGTTGATGCACAAGGACAACCAGTCAGAGACGACAAAGAACAGCGGTTTATTATTCGTCACGCCTGAATTAAGCGAGTTCGAACAGGTCTTCGCGACGGTTAAACAAGGTATTTTCGACTTGGTAGATGAAGTGTTTGGCTGGGATGATGAGTTCCAGCGTCAACGCCTGCACACCGATTATCAGTGGGCTTGGTTCCACTGGATTGTGCACCGTGGCGAGCGGGTCGGCCTCATCTGTTTTAAACCCTATGACAACGCTTACCATGTGCATCTGCTGATTATCTTTCCCCACTATCAGAATCAGGCCATCGGTCAGTCGGTGATGCAACAACTGAACGCCATGGGCCAAAAAGAGCAACGCTCGGCGATAACTTTGTCGAGCTTTGCCGCCAATCACGCCGCTATTCGCTTTTATCAGCGCCTTGGATACCGAATCACGGAGCAAGAAGCGGATTTCGTATCGATGGCGCTCAGGCTGGATGAACGCTAA
- a CDS encoding restriction endonuclease, giving the protein MARKNDGLLWHLMDAPWWVSVLFAAIAYIGLSFVLPALAMSSENFIFSAIAPNLPILAPYVAFTLLIPAPFALFKQLSRQRQFATTTFEIANQGTTAALNKLSWLEFESYIGEFFKQQGYEVKQTFSQKPDGGVDIWMRKDGQLTLVQCKHWKARKVGIQILREMYAVMIEHNASQMIIVTSGDFTSEAIKYALDKRLWLINGGELVHMIEQVRNRPTEKTLEVTPPQNATPLCPSCHAPLVMRTAKRGQSKGNQFYGCSSYPRCRYTKDVREAFGGE; this is encoded by the coding sequence ATGGCAAGAAAGAACGATGGGCTTTTATGGCATCTTATGGATGCCCCGTGGTGGGTCAGTGTGCTTTTCGCAGCGATAGCCTATATCGGCTTGAGCTTTGTGTTACCTGCGTTAGCCATGAGCTCAGAGAATTTTATTTTTAGTGCTATTGCGCCAAACCTGCCAATACTCGCGCCCTATGTCGCGTTTACTCTCCTGATTCCTGCTCCTTTTGCACTCTTCAAGCAATTAAGCCGACAGCGCCAGTTTGCGACCACAACCTTTGAGATAGCCAACCAAGGCACGACCGCCGCTCTAAACAAGTTGTCATGGTTGGAGTTTGAAAGCTATATCGGCGAGTTTTTCAAACAACAGGGCTATGAAGTCAAACAAACGTTCTCGCAAAAGCCGGATGGTGGCGTGGACATCTGGATGAGAAAAGACGGCCAATTAACACTCGTCCAGTGCAAACACTGGAAGGCTCGCAAGGTAGGGATCCAAATCTTACGCGAAATGTACGCCGTGATGATTGAACACAATGCAAGCCAAATGATTATAGTGACATCAGGTGACTTTACCTCAGAGGCAATCAAGTATGCGCTTGATAAGCGCCTGTGGCTAATCAATGGCGGTGAGCTAGTTCATATGATTGAACAAGTACGCAATCGACCGACAGAGAAAACCTTGGAAGTGACACCACCCCAAAACGCCACTCCGCTTTGTCCAAGTTGTCATGCGCCGTTGGTCATGCGAACCGCGAAAAGAGGGCAGAGCAAAGGCAATCAGTTTTACGGTTGTTCTTCTTATCCTCGATGTCGGTATACCAAGGATGTTAGAGAGGCATTTGGGGGAGAGTGA
- a CDS encoding GFA family protein has protein sequence MSHKISGGCCCGEVTFAVEDDFKHFYFCHCEQCRKMTGSAHASNLFTSPDNIRWLSGEDVTQRYDHPHRSFAQVFCKICGSGLPYVSSSGKFLIVPAGSLNEEPSKTPDARIFCSEQTEWHKAGLEAPQVAKFPE, from the coding sequence ATGAGTCATAAAATCAGTGGTGGATGCTGCTGCGGCGAAGTGACCTTTGCCGTGGAAGACGACTTCAAACATTTCTATTTCTGTCATTGCGAGCAATGCCGAAAAATGACGGGGTCAGCGCATGCCTCCAACCTGTTTACGTCACCGGACAACATTCGTTGGCTGAGCGGTGAGGACGTCACGCAGCGTTATGATCATCCGCACCGTTCATTTGCTCAGGTGTTTTGCAAGATATGCGGCTCCGGCCTGCCTTACGTTTCATCCAGCGGAAAATTTTTGATTGTGCCGGCGGGAAGCCTTAACGAAGAGCCAAGCAAAACGCCGGATGCGCGCATTTTTTGCAGCGAGCAGACCGAATGGCATAAAGCCGGGCTGGAAGCGCCGCAAGTGGCGAAGTTTCCGGAGTAG
- a CDS encoding NUDIX hydrolase, whose amino-acid sequence MKDLSMAVVVKQGKVLVQNRYRRGKGMVFEFPGGSVDSGESGEQAAIRELWEETGLNGLKVLGNHTAQNNYGGEISYVVLEALPNQEPAAVDLERKQTFYWFIPTDIPRGDFFDADLAFIEKHLGLYT is encoded by the coding sequence TTGAAAGATCTATCAATGGCTGTAGTGGTAAAACAAGGTAAAGTTCTTGTTCAGAACCGCTACCGACGTGGTAAAGGTATGGTTTTTGAATTTCCAGGCGGCTCGGTTGATTCTGGTGAAAGTGGTGAGCAAGCCGCTATACGGGAACTATGGGAAGAAACAGGTTTAAATGGTCTTAAGGTTCTAGGTAATCACACTGCTCAAAATAACTATGGTGGTGAAATAAGTTATGTAGTTTTAGAGGCTCTACCGAACCAAGAGCCAGCAGCCGTAGACCTAGAACGGAAGCAAACTTTCTACTGGTTTATTCCTACCGATATTCCTCGTGGTGACTTCTTTGACGCTGACTTAGCCTTCATCGAAAAGCATTTAGGATTATACACATAA
- a CDS encoding response regulator: MKNVLIIEDDSFKADSLSNYFNRQEETYSISLVGSLSEATEIVNEREFDLILVDMAIPSHPSVIGGGSPMSLLTGGIDVLLELNYLNRRDPCVVVTQYPDIKIADIYYNLQDAPKVLKSELGCEVIACIEYKEDKNTWESILDKIVENI, encoded by the coding sequence ATGAAGAATGTTCTTATAATAGAAGATGACAGTTTCAAAGCTGACAGCCTCAGTAATTATTTTAATAGGCAAGAAGAAACCTACAGCATAAGTCTTGTCGGATCATTGTCAGAAGCAACAGAGATAGTTAACGAAAGAGAATTTGATCTAATATTAGTTGACATGGCAATCCCTAGCCACCCTTCAGTTATAGGTGGAGGCTCTCCTATGTCCTTGCTTACTGGTGGTATTGATGTCTTACTAGAACTGAACTACTTAAACCGGCGTGATCCTTGTGTAGTCGTAACACAATATCCAGATATTAAAATAGCTGACATCTACTATAACCTTCAAGATGCACCTAAAGTACTCAAATCAGAATTAGGTTGTGAAGTGATTGCGTGCATTGAGTACAAAGAAGACAAAAATACTTGGGAAAGCATATTAGACAAAATTGTGGAAAATATATGA
- a CDS encoding bleomycin resistance protein: protein MEEYWNPMVPELSVSNFTNSIDFYCEIIGFKIRNQRKEPDFVYLELEQIQIMLEQIHDEAWVIGELVWPLGRGVNFQIELSDIAPVYERVKASNIKLFRELKETWYDVGECLSGQKEFLVQDPDGYLLRFSQYLGEKPKAKTAL, encoded by the coding sequence ATGGAAGAATATTGGAACCCGATGGTGCCTGAGTTGTCGGTATCAAACTTTACTAATTCTATAGATTTTTATTGTGAAATCATTGGCTTCAAAATTAGAAATCAGAGAAAAGAGCCAGATTTTGTTTACCTTGAGCTTGAGCAAATTCAAATTATGTTGGAGCAAATCCACGATGAAGCATGGGTGATAGGTGAGTTGGTTTGGCCACTTGGAAGGGGTGTGAATTTTCAGATTGAGCTTTCTGATATTGCACCAGTGTATGAACGAGTTAAGGCTTCAAATATTAAACTCTTCAGAGAACTAAAAGAAACTTGGTACGACGTGGGTGAGTGTTTGTCTGGACAAAAGGAGTTCCTTGTCCAAGACCCAGACGGTTATTTGTTAAGGTTTTCGCAGTACTTAGGTGAAAAACCTAAGGCTAAAACTGCGTTATAA
- a CDS encoding phosphorylase family protein: MKILVVEDNQEKLNAIVDVINSANPDVEITTCSVFVDFVAYVNKEKYDLLVTDLLLPIVKNRAEEDVTMNIVEAARGLESLNLKTPVIAITQFTDSAESNYQILNRNDINIITYSPYSEDWKEPFIKKILTCTPKEIYDFIIICALQKEADAYFEAGYTTKKITIQHGLSCNEITIGDSTGLIIVPPRMGLVNASIVSARAIDLFEPRVICMSGICAGIEGRANIYDIVIPSQCDQHDSGKWTSEGFVSESYSVPLDHEIQLKIDKLIRENDLIDDIKSGVVLNRPEMPGESGNLDVNIYLAPTSSGSSVIADESMLKKITTQHRKKNAFEMESYALYEAARQSPFKPSYFSAKAIVDNGDSQKGDNYHRVAALISAKAVYGILKRLLQE; the protein is encoded by the coding sequence ATGAAAATACTAGTTGTAGAAGATAATCAAGAAAAATTAAATGCTATTGTTGATGTTATAAATAGTGCCAATCCAGATGTTGAAATTACTACTTGTAGTGTATTTGTAGATTTTGTTGCATACGTAAATAAAGAGAAATACGATCTACTTGTAACTGATTTACTTCTACCTATTGTTAAAAATAGAGCAGAGGAAGATGTTACAATGAATATTGTTGAAGCGGCAAGAGGTCTTGAGTCGTTAAATCTGAAAACTCCTGTAATTGCTATCACGCAATTTACAGACTCTGCCGAAAGCAACTACCAAATTTTAAATAGAAATGATATAAATATAATAACCTACTCTCCATATTCGGAGGATTGGAAAGAGCCATTTATTAAGAAGATATTGACTTGTACCCCTAAGGAAATATACGACTTTATTATTATATGCGCATTGCAGAAAGAAGCTGATGCATATTTTGAAGCAGGCTATACTACAAAAAAAATCACTATACAACATGGGTTGTCTTGCAATGAAATCACTATCGGTGACTCTACGGGTTTAATCATAGTTCCGCCTAGGATGGGGCTTGTCAATGCATCGATTGTGAGTGCTAGAGCTATTGATCTATTTGAACCCCGTGTTATTTGTATGAGTGGTATTTGCGCAGGAATTGAAGGAAGAGCAAATATCTACGATATAGTAATCCCTTCTCAATGTGATCAGCATGATTCAGGGAAGTGGACTAGTGAAGGATTTGTTTCTGAAAGCTATTCAGTGCCCTTAGATCATGAAATACAGCTTAAAATAGATAAGTTGATTAGAGAAAATGACCTAATCGATGATATTAAATCAGGTGTTGTTTTAAACAGACCTGAAATGCCTGGAGAATCAGGCAACCTTGACGTTAACATATATTTAGCTCCGACTTCAAGTGGTAGCTCCGTTATTGCTGATGAATCTATGCTCAAAAAAATTACGACCCAGCATCGTAAAAAGAATGCTTTCGAAATGGAATCATATGCTCTTTATGAAGCTGCAAGGCAATCGCCATTCAAACCAAGTTACTTTAGCGCTAAAGCTATAGTAGATAACGGTGATTCACAAAAAGGGGATAATTATCATAGAGTAGCGGCTTTAATTTCAGCGAAAGCTGTTTATGGCATATTAAAAAGATTGCTTCAAGAATGA